The Leptodactylus fuscus isolate aLepFus1 chromosome 3, aLepFus1.hap2, whole genome shotgun sequence genome has a segment encoding these proteins:
- the LOC142197674 gene encoding sestrin-1 isoform X1 translates to MRLSPRAAMSGPEIICSRCSGVCNNQVKELGIRIPRPVGQGPSRFIPEEEILQVGTEDANMHTVFSDAFADMGRLDNITLVMVFHLQYLESFLKTQHYLLQMDGPLPACYQHYIGIMAAARHQCSYLVNLHVNDFIQSGGDQKWLNGLENAPLKLRNLGELNKLLAHRPWLITKEHIEQLLKTGEHSWSLAELIHAVVLLAHYHSLASFTFGCGISPEIHSDGGHTFRPPSVSNYCICDITNGNHGGNESRQTAGSLTSDSSCEVEVLMEKMKQLQECRDEEEASQEEMATRFEKEKTESMLVFATEDEDPPPSREVSKHFEDTSYGYKDFSRRGLHVPTFRVQDFSWEDHGYSLVNRLYPDVGQLLDEKFHIAYNLTYNTMAMHNDVDTSTLRRAIWNYVHCMFGIRYDDYDYGEINQLLDRSFKVYIKNVVCSPEKTTKRIYDSFWRQFRHSEKVHVNLLLMEARMQAELLYALRAITWYMT, encoded by the exons ATGAGGTTGTCACCACGGGCGGCTATGTCGGGGCCAGAAATCATCTGCAGCCGCTGCAGCGGAGTGTGCAACAACCAAGTGAAG GAACTGGGTATCCGAATCCCTCGCCCTGTCGGTCAGGGGCCTAGCAGATTCATCCCTGAAGAAGAG ATTCTCCAAGTTGGAACCGAGGATGCAAATATGCACACAGTGTTTTCTGATGCTTTTGCAGATATGGGTCGTCTGGATAATATCACCCTAGTGATGGTTTTTCATCTGCAATACTTAGAAAGCTTTCTGAAAACTCAGCATTACTTGTTACAGATGGATGGCCCCTTACCTGCCTGTTACCAGCACTACATAGGGATTATG GCTGCAGCCAGGCATCAGTGTTCCTACCTTGTTAACCTACACGTCAACGATTTTATTCAGAGTGGAGGGGACCAAAAGTGGTTAAATGGTCTTGAAAATGCTCCCCTGAAGCTCCGTAATCTAGGAGAGCTGAACAAATTGCTGGCGCACAGACCTTGGCTGATCACAAAAGAACACATAGAG CAACTGTTAAAAACTGGAGAGCATAGTTGGTCTTTGGCAGAGCTGATCCATGCAGTTGTTCTTCTTGCACACTATCACTCATTGGCTTCCTTCACATTTGGCTGTGGAATAAGTCCTGAAATCCATAGTGATGGTGGGCACACCTTCCGTCCCCCCTCTGTCAGTAACTATTGCATTTGTGACATAACAAATGGCAACCATGGAGGAAATGAGAGCCGCCAGACAGCAGGAAGCCTG ACCTCTGATTCTTCTTGTGAAGTTGAAGTTCTCATGGAGAAAATGAAACAGCTTCAAGAATGTAGAGATGAAGAAGAAGCGAGTCAGGAAGAAATGGCTACTCGCTTTGAAAAGGAGAAGACTGAGAGCATGCTTGTTTTTGCTACAG AAGATGAAGACCCTCCACCATCCAGAGAGGTCTCAAAACATTTTGAAGACACAAGTTATGGCTACAAAGACTTCTCTCGCCGCGGGCTGCATGTTCCCACATTCCGAGTACAG GATTTCAGCTGGGAAGACCATGGCTACTCCTTAGTGAATCGTCTTTATCCAGACGTTGGGCAGCTACTAGATGAAAAGTTCCATATTGCATACAACCTTACTTATAACACCATGGCAATGCACAATGATGTAGATACCTCAACATTGCGGCGGGCCATATGGAACTATGTGCATTGTATGTTTGGAATAAG GTATGATGATTATGACTATGGAGAAATAAATCAGTTACTGGACCGCAGCTTTAAAGTTTACATTAAAAATGTGGTGTGTAGTCCAGAGAAGACAACCAAAAGAATATATGACAGCTTCTGGAGGCAGTTCAGGCATTCTGAGAAG GTTCATGTTAATTTGCTTCTTATGGAAGCGAGGATGCAAGCTGAGCTCCTTTATGCTCTGAGAGCAATCACTTGGTATATGACCTGA
- the LOC142197674 gene encoding sestrin-1 isoform X2, producing the protein MRLSPRAAMSGPEIICSRCSGVCNNQVKELGIRIPRPVGQGPSRFIPEEEILQVGTEDANMHTVFSDAFADMGRLDNITLVMVFHLQYLESFLKTQHYLLQMDGPLPACYQHYIGIMAAARHQCSYLVNLHVNDFIQSGGDQKWLNGLENAPLKLRNLGELNKLLAHRPWLITKEHIEQLLKTGEHSWSLAELIHAVVLLAHYHSLASFTFGCGISPEIHSDGGHTFRPPSVSNYCICDITNGNHGGNESRQTAGSLTSDSSCEVEVLMEKMKQLQECRDEEEASQEEMATRFEKEKTESMLVFATDEDPPPSREVSKHFEDTSYGYKDFSRRGLHVPTFRVQDFSWEDHGYSLVNRLYPDVGQLLDEKFHIAYNLTYNTMAMHNDVDTSTLRRAIWNYVHCMFGIRYDDYDYGEINQLLDRSFKVYIKNVVCSPEKTTKRIYDSFWRQFRHSEKVHVNLLLMEARMQAELLYALRAITWYMT; encoded by the exons ATGAGGTTGTCACCACGGGCGGCTATGTCGGGGCCAGAAATCATCTGCAGCCGCTGCAGCGGAGTGTGCAACAACCAAGTGAAG GAACTGGGTATCCGAATCCCTCGCCCTGTCGGTCAGGGGCCTAGCAGATTCATCCCTGAAGAAGAG ATTCTCCAAGTTGGAACCGAGGATGCAAATATGCACACAGTGTTTTCTGATGCTTTTGCAGATATGGGTCGTCTGGATAATATCACCCTAGTGATGGTTTTTCATCTGCAATACTTAGAAAGCTTTCTGAAAACTCAGCATTACTTGTTACAGATGGATGGCCCCTTACCTGCCTGTTACCAGCACTACATAGGGATTATG GCTGCAGCCAGGCATCAGTGTTCCTACCTTGTTAACCTACACGTCAACGATTTTATTCAGAGTGGAGGGGACCAAAAGTGGTTAAATGGTCTTGAAAATGCTCCCCTGAAGCTCCGTAATCTAGGAGAGCTGAACAAATTGCTGGCGCACAGACCTTGGCTGATCACAAAAGAACACATAGAG CAACTGTTAAAAACTGGAGAGCATAGTTGGTCTTTGGCAGAGCTGATCCATGCAGTTGTTCTTCTTGCACACTATCACTCATTGGCTTCCTTCACATTTGGCTGTGGAATAAGTCCTGAAATCCATAGTGATGGTGGGCACACCTTCCGTCCCCCCTCTGTCAGTAACTATTGCATTTGTGACATAACAAATGGCAACCATGGAGGAAATGAGAGCCGCCAGACAGCAGGAAGCCTG ACCTCTGATTCTTCTTGTGAAGTTGAAGTTCTCATGGAGAAAATGAAACAGCTTCAAGAATGTAGAGATGAAGAAGAAGCGAGTCAGGAAGAAATGGCTACTCGCTTTGAAAAGGAGAAGACTGAGAGCATGCTTGTTTTTGCTACAG ATGAAGACCCTCCACCATCCAGAGAGGTCTCAAAACATTTTGAAGACACAAGTTATGGCTACAAAGACTTCTCTCGCCGCGGGCTGCATGTTCCCACATTCCGAGTACAG GATTTCAGCTGGGAAGACCATGGCTACTCCTTAGTGAATCGTCTTTATCCAGACGTTGGGCAGCTACTAGATGAAAAGTTCCATATTGCATACAACCTTACTTATAACACCATGGCAATGCACAATGATGTAGATACCTCAACATTGCGGCGGGCCATATGGAACTATGTGCATTGTATGTTTGGAATAAG GTATGATGATTATGACTATGGAGAAATAAATCAGTTACTGGACCGCAGCTTTAAAGTTTACATTAAAAATGTGGTGTGTAGTCCAGAGAAGACAACCAAAAGAATATATGACAGCTTCTGGAGGCAGTTCAGGCATTCTGAGAAG GTTCATGTTAATTTGCTTCTTATGGAAGCGAGGATGCAAGCTGAGCTCCTTTATGCTCTGAGAGCAATCACTTGGTATATGACCTGA